Proteins from a single region of Platichthys flesus chromosome 16, fPlaFle2.1, whole genome shotgun sequence:
- the rcvrna gene encoding recoverin a — protein sequence MGNAKSSALSNKLLEELKSNTKYSETELCTWYQSFLKECPGGKISKQQFEGIYASFFPDADPTAYARHVFRSFDTNADGTLDFKEYIVALHLTSGGKTMQKLEWAFALYDVDGNGTISKNEIQEIVKSIFNMIPADDQKNLPEDENTPEKRSEKIWEFFGKKENDKISEGEFIQGVMDNKDILRLIQYDEPQKIKDKLKEKKH from the exons ATGGGGAACGCAAAGAGCAGTGCTTTGTCGAATAAgctcctggaggagctgaaatCCAATACAAAATACTCAGAGACCGAGCTCTGCACTTGGTACCAGTCCTTCCTGAAGGAGTGTCCTGGCGGAAAGATTAGCAAGCAGCAGTTTGAAGGCATCTACGCCAGCTTCTTTCCCGACGCAGACCCCACAGCGTATGCTCGGCACGTATTCAGGAGCTTCGACACCAATGCAGACGGAACTTTGGACTTTAAGGAGTACATTGTCGCCCTGCACCTGACCTCAGGGGGAAAGACTATGCAGAAGCTGGAGTGGGCCTTTGCACTGTACGACGTTGATGGGAATGGAACCATCAGCAAAAATGAAATCCAAGAGATTGTTAAG TCAATATTCAACATGATTCCTGCTGACGACCAGAAGAATCTCCCTGAGGATGAAAACACACCAGAGAAGAGGTCTGAGAAAATCTGGgaattttttgggaagaaagAGAACG ATAAAATCTCAGAGGGAGAATTCATTCAGGGCGTGATGGACAACAAGGACATCTTGCGGTTGATACAATATGATGAACCTCAAAAAATTAAAGACAAGCTAAAAGAGAAGAAGCATTAG